A region from the Lentimonas sp. CC4 genome encodes:
- a CDS encoding ATP-dependent helicase: MTDFYDTESSAFAPIDFEAELNDEQYAAVTAEPGPALVLAGAGSGKTRTLTYRVAYLLHKGIKPYEILLLTFTNKSAKEMLERVEELTGVKKHQLWGGTFHSIAQRILRVHGESVGLMRNYTILDETESESLLKSAINKVDPKFIKGKNNPKPKVVHNMISYARNTCRSVFDEADDHYPFLDGMAQKIADIYKVYHQTKLEQQVVDYDDLLEYLLKLLREHPEIAAYYQERFKHILVDEFQDTNRLQSEIVDILGVHHQIMAVGDDAQCIYTWRGADFDNIMRFTERHPGATVHKIETNYRSSPQILGFANAVLAAQPAGMGYAKELRPVRPDGEKPYFTPVMDARAQASFIIQRIEGLIDEGRDLSEVAVLYRAHYQAMDLQMELTRRGIDYQITSGVRFFEQAHIRDFTAQLRFASNPADVSAFMRFTCLLPKIGPKTAERIHAFTKKLAEKEEKDFCEVLTSEAVLKKVPNDAKEEWPSLAETIREVSAAQANEAPDAIVQLALDGWYSSFIREIYPNWTERADDLQSLISFASRFDTMAELLSQLVLLASESNERDSSEALNCLRLTTIHQAKGLEFPIVFVIGLADGLFPLKRTIDDGDLEEERRLFYVAVTRAMEELYLSYPMLNQQGQTVMRLNPSRFVQEVDVSRYETLRVAPQRSW, translated from the coding sequence ATGACCGATTTCTACGACACCGAATCCAGCGCCTTCGCCCCCATCGACTTTGAAGCCGAGCTCAACGACGAACAATACGCCGCCGTCACAGCAGAGCCCGGCCCGGCGCTCGTGCTCGCTGGCGCTGGCTCTGGCAAGACACGCACCCTCACCTATCGTGTCGCCTACCTCCTCCATAAAGGCATCAAACCTTACGAAATTCTGCTGCTCACTTTTACCAATAAGTCTGCGAAGGAAATGTTGGAGCGCGTCGAAGAACTCACAGGAGTCAAGAAACACCAACTCTGGGGCGGCACGTTCCACAGCATCGCACAACGCATCCTCCGCGTGCATGGCGAATCCGTCGGCCTCATGCGCAACTACACCATTCTCGACGAGACCGAGTCAGAAAGCCTGCTGAAAAGCGCGATCAACAAGGTCGACCCGAAATTCATCAAAGGTAAGAACAACCCGAAGCCAAAGGTCGTGCACAATATGATCAGCTATGCGCGCAACACCTGCCGCAGCGTGTTCGACGAAGCCGACGACCACTATCCCTTCCTCGATGGCATGGCGCAAAAAATCGCCGACATCTATAAGGTCTATCACCAGACAAAACTAGAGCAGCAAGTCGTCGATTACGATGATCTGCTCGAATACCTGCTCAAGCTCCTACGCGAACACCCCGAAATCGCCGCCTACTATCAGGAGCGCTTTAAACATATTCTGGTGGACGAATTTCAGGACACGAATCGCCTACAGTCCGAAATCGTCGACATCCTCGGCGTGCATCACCAGATCATGGCCGTGGGCGATGATGCACAATGTATCTACACATGGCGCGGTGCGGACTTTGATAATATCATGCGCTTTACCGAGCGCCACCCCGGTGCGACGGTGCACAAGATCGAGACCAACTACCGCAGCTCGCCGCAAATTCTTGGATTTGCCAACGCTGTGCTCGCCGCACAACCCGCAGGTATGGGCTACGCAAAAGAGCTGCGCCCCGTGCGCCCCGATGGCGAGAAGCCCTACTTCACTCCCGTTATGGATGCACGCGCCCAAGCGAGCTTCATCATCCAGCGCATCGAAGGCCTAATCGATGAAGGCCGCGACCTGTCCGAAGTCGCAGTGCTCTACCGCGCACACTATCAAGCGATGGACCTGCAAATGGAACTCACCCGTCGTGGCATTGACTATCAAATCACCAGCGGCGTGCGTTTCTTTGAGCAAGCCCACATTCGCGATTTTACCGCACAGCTACGCTTCGCCTCCAACCCCGCCGACGTGTCTGCGTTTATGCGCTTCACCTGCCTGTTGCCTAAAATTGGGCCGAAAACCGCGGAGCGCATCCATGCCTTTACTAAGAAATTAGCCGAGAAAGAAGAAAAAGACTTTTGCGAGGTGCTGACCTCCGAGGCCGTGCTGAAGAAAGTGCCGAACGACGCCAAAGAAGAATGGCCGTCCCTCGCGGAGACAATCCGCGAAGTCTCCGCGGCTCAGGCCAATGAAGCGCCTGATGCCATTGTGCAACTCGCCCTCGACGGCTGGTATAGCTCATTCATCCGTGAGATCTACCCGAACTGGACAGAGCGCGCTGACGACCTACAGAGCTTGATCAGCTTCGCCAGTCGCTTCGACACGATGGCAGAGCTACTCTCACAACTCGTGCTACTCGCCTCCGAAAGTAATGAGCGTGATTCCAGCGAAGCGCTCAACTGCTTACGCTTAACAACGATTCACCAAGCCAAAGGTCTCGAATTTCCGATCGTATTCGTGATCGGACTCGCCGACGGCCTGTTCCCGCTCAAGCGCACCATTGACGACGGTGACCTCGAAGAAGAGCGCCGCCTGTTTTACGTCGCAGTGACTCGTGCCATGGAGGAGCTTTACCTCAGCTATCCGATGCTCAACCAACAGGGACAGACAGTGATGCGCCTGAACCCGAGCCGCTTTGTGCAAGAAGTCGACGTCAGTCGCTACGAGACGCTACGCGTGGCACCGCAACGTAGTTGGTAA
- the larC gene encoding nickel pincer cofactor biosynthesis protein LarC: MSTLLYQCPAGLSGDMNLAAMVGLGVCPDYLRAELAKLPYDGWALSFEQDMRAGISGLRCDVLLTPQFETSLAAHPHVHTPGHQAHTHRTFAEIRSAIEASTLNDRVKRDALACFTVLAEAEGAVHGVSADEVHFHEVGAIDSIVDIVGAAICWDYLNVERIVCSTLEVGGGTVKCAHGRMPVPAPATSQLLQGVALTAGASDFECTTPTGAALLVGRGCEFAAAAHGTQVQVARGIGQRKDPRLSNVVYVTLLEEQVARNGSLQRDSVWEVVANIDDMTTESVAYLTQQLLDAGALDVWQVSATFKKNRVGVVVHALVHSAELDAVEAAFFKHSRSIGLRKREWERSKLPRELVEFESSLGRVRVKRATLPNGDVRDKLEHDDCAALAAQHGLSLLEVQQRLLTEWQKTL, from the coding sequence ATGTCTACTCTGCTTTATCAATGCCCCGCTGGTTTGAGCGGCGATATGAATCTCGCTGCAATGGTTGGTCTCGGTGTGTGTCCAGATTACTTGCGCGCTGAGTTGGCGAAGCTACCATATGATGGTTGGGCACTGTCCTTTGAGCAGGATATGCGTGCGGGGATTAGTGGCCTGCGCTGCGATGTGTTACTAACTCCTCAGTTCGAGACTTCTTTGGCAGCACATCCGCATGTGCATACTCCAGGGCACCAAGCCCACACGCATCGCACCTTTGCGGAGATTCGCTCAGCGATTGAGGCGAGCACTCTGAATGATCGGGTGAAACGGGATGCGCTAGCCTGTTTTACGGTATTGGCAGAGGCGGAAGGCGCAGTGCATGGCGTATCAGCGGATGAGGTGCACTTTCATGAGGTCGGCGCGATTGATTCGATCGTCGATATTGTGGGTGCTGCGATTTGTTGGGATTATTTAAACGTGGAGCGTATCGTGTGTAGCACGTTGGAAGTCGGGGGCGGCACAGTGAAATGTGCGCACGGTCGTATGCCTGTGCCGGCACCAGCGACCAGTCAGTTATTACAAGGCGTCGCATTGACCGCAGGTGCTAGCGATTTTGAATGCACTACGCCGACGGGCGCGGCTTTGTTAGTGGGGCGTGGCTGTGAGTTTGCGGCCGCGGCGCACGGCACTCAGGTGCAAGTTGCGCGTGGTATCGGGCAGCGTAAAGACCCGCGCCTGTCGAATGTCGTCTATGTGACTTTATTAGAGGAGCAGGTCGCTAGGAATGGCTCATTGCAACGCGACTCGGTGTGGGAGGTCGTTGCGAATATTGATGATATGACGACTGAGTCGGTCGCGTATTTGACGCAGCAGTTGTTGGATGCAGGCGCTCTGGATGTGTGGCAGGTGAGTGCGACGTTTAAGAAGAACCGTGTTGGAGTGGTGGTGCATGCGCTGGTTCATTCCGCGGAGTTAGACGCCGTCGAGGCCGCGTTCTTTAAGCACAGTCGCAGTATTGGTTTGCGTAAGCGCGAGTGGGAGCGTTCCAAGCTGCCGCGCGAATTGGTTGAATTTGAGAGTTCACTGGGGCGCGTGCGAGTCAAGCGAGCGACCCTGCCGAATGGCGACGTTCGCGACAAATTGGAGCATGACGATTGCGCCGCACTGGCCGCGCAGCACGGGCTATCATTGCTGGAGGTGCAGCAGCGACTTTTAACCGAATGGCAAAAAACACTATGA
- the larE gene encoding ATP-dependent sacrificial sulfur transferase LarE — MKKMTRLEEWFSKCPGAIVAFSGGVDSSLVAHLANHFLGTDRAIAVISASPSLKLSELDDAKRFANENGITLRIVTTREMENPNYLSNPSNRCYYCKHSLYDELSTLPEVAAGWWILNGTNLDDLGDYRPGLEAAKEYEVHSPLVECQIDKTAVRELAEQHTLHCWNKPASPCLASRIPYGERVTVEKLRQIESAEALLSDHGFPVARVRHYNTHARIEVPVEQLERLHALQSTLETEMRVIGFEHTELDSEGFVSGKLNRVLSTPSV, encoded by the coding sequence ATGAAAAAAATGACACGCCTAGAAGAATGGTTCAGCAAGTGCCCGGGAGCCATTGTTGCCTTTTCTGGCGGTGTCGACAGCTCGCTAGTCGCACATCTCGCGAACCATTTCCTCGGCACCGATCGAGCGATCGCCGTCATCTCCGCCAGCCCGAGCCTGAAACTCTCCGAACTCGACGACGCCAAACGCTTCGCGAACGAGAACGGCATCACGCTGCGTATCGTCACCACTCGTGAGATGGAGAACCCTAACTATTTAAGCAATCCATCGAATCGCTGCTACTATTGTAAACACAGCTTGTATGACGAACTCAGCACACTGCCTGAAGTCGCCGCTGGTTGGTGGATTCTAAACGGCACGAACCTTGACGACCTCGGCGATTATCGCCCCGGCCTCGAAGCCGCCAAAGAATACGAAGTGCACTCTCCGCTCGTGGAATGCCAAATCGACAAAACCGCCGTTCGCGAGCTCGCAGAACAGCACACACTTCACTGCTGGAACAAACCTGCCAGCCCGTGCCTGGCCTCTCGTATCCCCTACGGCGAACGCGTTACGGTCGAGAAGCTTCGCCAAATCGAATCCGCCGAAGCACTACTAAGTGACCATGGATTTCCAGTGGCTCGCGTGCGCCATTACAACACCCACGCCCGCATCGAAGTGCCCGTGGAGCAACTCGAACGACTGCATGCACTGCAATCGACCTTAGAAACAGAAATGCGTGTCATCGGCTTTGAACACACAGAATTAGACTCCGAAGGTTTTGTCTCCGGCAAGCTCAACCGCGTGCTCAGCACGCCGTCTGTCTAA
- the larB gene encoding nickel pincer cofactor biosynthesis protein LarB, whose amino-acid sequence MAKNTMSEMRELLEAVSRGDVDIDEAMTQLRGYEDLGHSRVDISRASRNGVPEVVYGAGKRPEHLLDILASLQKHGNDILVTRLESDVAAQVIETYPSAQYHEVSRLLKLQREAPTLAEHTIAVVCAGTSDLPVAEEVCVTAEFYGNPVLRVFDAGVAGLHRLLESMDAIRECRVVVVVAGMEGALPSVVGGLVSAPVIAVPTSVGYGASFGGLSALLGMLNSCASGLSVVNIDNGFGAGFLASRINQL is encoded by the coding sequence ATGGCAAAAAACACTATGAGCGAAATGCGTGAATTATTAGAGGCGGTGAGCCGTGGGGACGTTGATATCGATGAAGCGATGACGCAGTTGCGCGGCTATGAGGATCTCGGCCATAGTCGTGTGGATATCAGTCGGGCTTCGCGCAATGGCGTGCCGGAAGTCGTCTATGGCGCAGGCAAACGGCCTGAGCATCTACTAGATATTTTGGCCAGCCTGCAAAAGCATGGGAATGATATTTTGGTCACTCGCTTAGAGTCTGACGTGGCGGCGCAAGTCATTGAAACGTATCCAAGCGCTCAATACCATGAGGTGTCGCGACTTTTGAAGCTGCAGCGCGAGGCTCCGACGCTTGCCGAGCATACCATTGCAGTCGTGTGTGCAGGCACGTCCGATTTGCCTGTCGCAGAGGAGGTCTGTGTCACCGCCGAGTTTTATGGAAACCCTGTGCTGCGTGTGTTCGATGCCGGTGTGGCGGGCCTTCATCGCCTACTTGAAAGCATGGATGCGATTCGAGAGTGCCGTGTGGTGGTCGTGGTTGCTGGGATGGAGGGCGCGCTACCGAGTGTGGTTGGCGGCTTAGTCTCTGCGCCTGTGATTGCTGTGCCGACGAGTGTCGGTTATGGCGCAAGTTTCGGCGGGCTCTCCGCGTTGCTTGGCATGCTGAACTCCTGCGCGAGTGGCTTGAGTGTCGTCAATATCGACAACGGCTTTGGGGCGGGGTTCTTGGCTAGTCGTATTAACCAGTTGTAA
- a CDS encoding isochorismate synthase — translation MQIIPSSMLPERDKDALRVFLEGCRQTAQTKNHFQIASISLAVKHIAPLAVLQSIYEPDELHFYVERAAAEEALAGAEAVAEATFSGADRFEQAQAFADEITANTIVVGDLSEPFTGPHFFTAFTFNDTVPKGSAFAPATIFLPRWQVSRAKGKYGAVANIRIDPDANIDQLVARVWGAYQKFSIFDYSTDTVEAEPTSTPTVVERSELAPDVYPQAVAQALEQIEAGAYEKIVLARGIKLEGSESWQPLDALNRLRERFAGCFTFSYGGGGGRSFIGATPERLLSIRDGQLLTEAIAGSAPRGVSAGEDAKFARGLLESEKDLHEHACVRDSILRRLKAVGVSGHAENAPRLLQLANVQHLRTMIEAEVGKEVHLLDILQEMHPTPAVGGTPREDAVPRIHDLEQIDRGLYSGVVGWFNHLNEGEMVVGIRSALIEGNAARLYAGAGIVEGSTPEKETRETELKLRALLDALTA, via the coding sequence ATGCAAATTATTCCTTCCAGTATGTTACCCGAGCGCGATAAAGATGCGTTACGTGTTTTCTTGGAAGGGTGCCGGCAAACGGCGCAGACGAAGAACCATTTTCAGATCGCGAGCATTTCATTGGCGGTGAAGCATATCGCGCCTTTGGCGGTGCTGCAGTCGATCTACGAGCCTGATGAATTGCACTTTTATGTCGAACGTGCGGCTGCTGAGGAAGCTCTGGCTGGGGCGGAAGCTGTGGCAGAGGCGACTTTTTCTGGGGCAGATCGGTTTGAGCAGGCGCAGGCGTTTGCCGATGAGATCACGGCGAACACCATTGTGGTCGGTGATTTGAGTGAGCCGTTTACTGGGCCGCACTTTTTTACCGCGTTCACGTTTAATGATACGGTGCCAAAGGGGAGTGCCTTTGCGCCTGCAACGATTTTCCTGCCGCGTTGGCAGGTCTCTCGTGCGAAGGGCAAATATGGCGCGGTCGCAAATATCCGCATTGATCCTGATGCTAACATTGATCAGCTGGTCGCTCGAGTATGGGGGGCGTATCAGAAATTTTCGATTTTTGATTATAGCACGGATACGGTCGAGGCCGAGCCAACTTCAACGCCAACAGTGGTTGAGCGTTCAGAGTTGGCGCCAGATGTGTATCCTCAAGCAGTGGCGCAAGCACTTGAGCAAATTGAGGCGGGCGCTTACGAGAAAATCGTGTTGGCTCGCGGCATCAAGTTGGAGGGCAGTGAGTCATGGCAACCGTTGGATGCGCTGAATCGACTGCGTGAACGCTTTGCGGGATGTTTTACTTTTTCATATGGTGGTGGCGGTGGTCGCAGCTTTATCGGCGCCACGCCAGAACGTTTGTTGAGCATTCGAGATGGGCAGTTGCTGACTGAGGCTATTGCAGGCTCGGCTCCGCGTGGTGTGAGTGCGGGCGAGGATGCTAAGTTTGCCCGTGGTTTATTAGAGAGTGAGAAGGATTTACATGAGCATGCTTGTGTCCGCGATTCGATCCTGCGCCGCTTAAAGGCTGTTGGAGTTTCGGGGCATGCAGAGAATGCGCCGCGATTATTGCAATTGGCGAATGTGCAGCACTTGAGGACGATGATAGAGGCCGAAGTGGGGAAAGAGGTGCACTTGTTGGATATATTACAAGAGATGCATCCGACGCCAGCTGTTGGTGGCACGCCGCGCGAGGATGCGGTTCCGAGGATTCATGATTTAGAACAGATTGACCGCGGACTCTATTCTGGAGTGGTGGGGTGGTTTAATCACCTGAACGAAGGCGAGATGGTCGTCGGCATACGCTCGGCGTTAATCGAAGGCAACGCAGCCCGCCTATATGCAGGCGCAGGCATTGTAGAAGGCTCCACGCCGGAGAAGGAGACGCGCGAGACGGAATTGAAGCTCCGCGCCTTGCTCGATGCATTGACTGCCTAG